A single Saccharolobus shibatae B12 DNA region contains:
- a CDS encoding zinc-dependent dehydrogenase, with translation MVEGFSHMKSVVMENGKVAIRELPLPKLQQGDVLVKMKACGLCGTDIEKICGHYTASQPILGHEPAGIIQESTVDLLKPGDRVFAHHHVPCYECYYCKKGSPTMCPYYRKTNLDPGGFSEYFRVPAWNVVRGGILKLPDNVSFEEGAFIEPLATVIRAQRRVMINKDDIVFIVGAGPMGLLHAMMAKVNNAGVVIASDVSEFRVEFGYKVGIDYSLNVKKVNVADEVKKLTDGRGADVTIIASGSPSAIISGLNATRKGGRVLLFGVPYKGTILNYDISDLLNNEISIIPSNAAVEEDTKEALSIIANKKIDVTKLITHRFPLDEFNEAVRVAKEGNAIKVIIYS, from the coding sequence ATGGTGGAGGGATTCTCACATATGAAAAGCGTAGTTATGGAAAATGGAAAGGTCGCAATAAGAGAGCTGCCATTACCTAAATTACAGCAAGGTGATGTATTAGTTAAAATGAAGGCTTGTGGATTGTGTGGTACTGACATAGAGAAGATTTGTGGACACTACACTGCATCGCAACCAATATTAGGCCATGAACCAGCTGGAATAATCCAAGAATCCACGGTTGATTTGTTAAAGCCTGGAGATAGGGTTTTTGCACACCATCACGTTCCATGTTATGAATGCTACTATTGTAAAAAGGGAAGTCCAACCATGTGTCCATATTATAGAAAAACCAACTTAGATCCTGGTGGATTTTCGGAGTACTTCAGAGTTCCAGCCTGGAATGTTGTACGAGGCGGAATATTAAAGCTACCAGACAATGTAAGCTTTGAAGAAGGGGCATTTATAGAGCCCTTGGCTACCGTTATTAGAGCGCAAAGGAGAGTAATGATTAACAAGGATGATATAGTTTTTATCGTTGGAGCAGGTCCTATGGGGTTATTACACGCAATGATGGCTAAGGTAAATAATGCGGGAGTCGTTATAGCATCAGATGTAAGTGAGTTCAGAGTCGAATTTGGATATAAGGTAGGTATTGATTATTCGCTTAATGTGAAGAAAGTTAATGTAGCTGATGAAGTTAAGAAATTAACTGATGGAAGAGGTGCTGATGTTACTATAATTGCCTCTGGATCTCCCTCTGCAATAATCTCTGGTCTTAATGCTACTAGAAAGGGTGGTAGAGTTTTGTTATTTGGAGTACCATATAAGGGGACGATACTTAATTATGACATTAGTGATCTCTTAAATAACGAAATTTCAATAATTCCCAGTAATGCTGCTGTAGAGGAGGACACAAAGGAAGCACTGTCTATAATAGCTAACAAGAAGATTGATGTAACTAAGCTGATAACACATAGATTCCCGTTAGATGAGTTCAATGAGGCCGTAAGGGTAGCTAAGGAGGGAAATGCCATAAAGGTAATAATATATAGTTAG
- a CDS encoding cobalamin biosynthesis protein, whose translation MLFVLALALIWDLTISEPPIYIHPVVWTGKISEALIKPYKGYSYGVLLWIMSVLPPLFIFVYLPVEAPIPIYLKLIILAFSLKTTFSIKMLYDIVKKGSRLDEQARYYAQQIVRRDLSKSDKGHIASALIESLFESTVDGIASPIFWFLTFGIFGAMLQRLANTMDSMVGYKTPELRKEGWFSAKIDTILNYIPARLTGMIMLTSGFILGLNVKQGWKTLREAKMESINAKYPIAIAAGLLNVSLEKVGHYRIGNGNLPDEKDVKNALKLFKLSLVLYFLLILTIYYYLYGISLLSYPYGLIELI comes from the coding sequence GTGTTATTTGTTCTTGCACTTGCATTGATATGGGATCTAACAATTTCAGAACCACCTATTTACATACATCCTGTAGTTTGGACTGGAAAAATATCGGAAGCACTAATCAAACCCTACAAGGGTTATTCTTACGGAGTTCTCCTATGGATAATGTCGGTTTTACCCCCATTATTTATTTTCGTATACTTACCAGTAGAAGCACCAATTCCAATTTACCTTAAACTAATAATATTAGCGTTTTCGTTGAAAACGACATTTTCTATTAAAATGCTCTACGATATTGTAAAAAAGGGATCAAGGTTGGATGAGCAAGCTAGGTATTATGCACAACAGATTGTCAGAAGGGATTTAAGTAAAAGTGATAAAGGCCATATAGCTTCTGCATTAATCGAATCACTATTTGAGAGCACTGTTGACGGGATAGCTTCTCCAATTTTCTGGTTTCTTACCTTTGGAATTTTCGGAGCAATGTTACAAAGACTTGCAAATACAATGGACAGCATGGTAGGATATAAGACTCCGGAGCTTAGAAAAGAGGGTTGGTTCTCAGCGAAAATTGACACTATACTCAATTACATCCCAGCTAGGCTAACTGGAATGATAATGCTTACATCTGGTTTTATCTTAGGACTTAACGTGAAACAAGGATGGAAAACACTTAGGGAGGCAAAAATGGAAAGCATAAATGCTAAATACCCAATAGCTATTGCTGCAGGTTTACTAAATGTAAGTTTAGAAAAGGTTGGTCACTATAGAATAGGCAATGGAAATTTACCAGACGAAAAAGATGTTAAAAATGCGCTAAAATTATTTAAATTAAGTTTAGTCTTGTACTTTCTCCTCATCCTAACTATATATTATTACCTTTATGGCATTTCCCTCCTTAGCTACCCTTACGGCCTCATTGAACTCATCTAA
- the cobS gene encoding adenosylcobinamide-GDP ribazoletransferase, producing the protein MRLKGVLALFSFFTAIPVKSNASLEEIAEYSYISPIIIGISLALIESAVYVLLYRILGALAGIILLGVVELLRGFNHLDGLLDLGDALMIKGDRNRKIKALKDVEIGSGGIGLLLVYISIQIVALLKLGFSLYTIFYLTSSNVLSMTIGLYILSTISPIPESNLGKIFHNKLKGKSTVLLFELIPFISLYNIIVFLVFYMIMHKICGSLGGSSGDITGASITLSFPLFLLTNEITNLNYSLLSILCYLFLHLH; encoded by the coding sequence ATGCGATTAAAAGGAGTACTTGCACTATTCTCGTTTTTTACCGCAATACCAGTAAAGAGCAATGCGTCTTTAGAGGAAATTGCAGAATACTCCTACATATCGCCAATAATTATTGGCATATCATTGGCATTAATAGAGAGTGCAGTGTATGTTCTCTTATATAGAATTCTTGGAGCTCTTGCTGGGATAATATTGCTAGGTGTAGTAGAATTGCTTAGGGGATTTAATCATCTAGATGGTTTATTGGACTTAGGAGACGCATTGATGATAAAAGGAGATAGGAATAGGAAGATAAAGGCATTAAAGGACGTTGAAATAGGTTCTGGAGGAATAGGTTTACTTTTAGTGTACATATCAATTCAAATAGTGGCTTTATTAAAGCTAGGCTTCTCATTGTACACTATATTCTATCTGACATCATCTAACGTACTCTCGATGACAATAGGACTTTATATACTTTCAACCATTAGTCCAATTCCAGAAAGTAATCTTGGGAAAATCTTTCACAATAAATTGAAAGGAAAGTCTACGGTATTACTTTTTGAATTAATTCCGTTTATTTCATTATACAATATAATAGTTTTCCTAGTGTTCTACATGATAATGCATAAGATATGTGGATCGCTTGGAGGTTCCTCAGGTGATATAACTGGGGCTTCAATAACTCTTTCCTTTCCACTATTCCTATTAACCAATGAGATAACCAATTTAAATTACTCACTATTATCTATCCTGTGTTATTTGTTCTTGCACTTGCATTGA
- a CDS encoding cobyric acid synthase, whose product MSIIVASTMSDSGKSFVTTGLVRILNAKPLKIQNMSLNSISTCDGGEIAFIQAYQAWGAGIRPERHMNPILLKPMGKGLEVIFMGNSLGIMSGNEYYNLATNTLWQKISQFLSSDVVIEAAGGIGEPNFIDKDITAIKVMKDKGIPAILVLDIDRGGAFASAYGTYMMLPQSIREKLKGFIINKFRGDEKFLYDAIKWLEEKTGMKYLGYLPFLSEVPIMPEDSMNIYNFGEGDVEVAIIAYPYMSNFNEFYALAKSNAHVSFVKKPKEIAKADLVILPGSRNTLESLKWLVENGFVEYLRQKTRGILGICGGFQILGKKLIDPYGIEAGYPIEYEGLGVFDVNVHYGKTKIVSISSGVSEYGKIDGYEIRRGVVKYVDEKPLLKITVRNGEKVSVEDGARKDSIIGLSVHGSLFSEGMKKLLKEFNINIYSQSMVDEIQQQAIRVEQFLRKYLHIDEIAEIYKQ is encoded by the coding sequence GTGTCAATAATAGTAGCCTCAACCATGAGTGATTCAGGTAAGTCATTTGTAACCACTGGACTAGTTAGAATTCTAAATGCAAAACCACTTAAAATTCAGAATATGTCTTTAAATAGCATTTCAACTTGTGATGGTGGAGAAATAGCCTTCATACAAGCTTACCAGGCATGGGGGGCTGGAATAAGACCAGAAAGGCATATGAACCCAATTTTGCTCAAGCCAATGGGTAAGGGCCTTGAAGTAATCTTTATGGGAAACTCACTTGGTATTATGAGTGGTAATGAGTATTATAATTTAGCAACCAACACATTATGGCAAAAAATCTCACAATTCCTATCAAGTGATGTTGTAATAGAAGCAGCTGGAGGCATAGGAGAACCAAATTTTATTGATAAGGATATTACAGCAATAAAAGTAATGAAAGATAAGGGAATTCCAGCAATTTTAGTATTAGATATTGATAGGGGAGGTGCATTTGCGTCTGCTTATGGCACTTATATGATGCTTCCCCAATCTATCAGAGAGAAATTGAAAGGATTCATTATTAATAAATTCAGAGGAGATGAAAAGTTTCTGTATGATGCTATAAAATGGCTTGAAGAGAAAACAGGGATGAAATACTTAGGTTATTTGCCTTTTCTCAGCGAAGTCCCGATAATGCCAGAGGACTCCATGAATATTTACAATTTTGGTGAAGGTGATGTTGAAGTTGCCATAATAGCCTATCCTTATATGAGCAATTTTAATGAATTTTATGCCTTAGCTAAGTCTAATGCTCATGTATCCTTTGTGAAAAAGCCTAAAGAAATTGCGAAGGCTGATCTGGTAATTTTACCGGGTAGTAGGAATACTCTAGAATCGTTAAAATGGTTGGTAGAGAATGGGTTCGTGGAATATCTAAGGCAAAAGACTAGGGGAATTTTAGGTATTTGCGGTGGTTTTCAAATTTTAGGTAAAAAGCTTATAGATCCTTACGGAATTGAGGCGGGATATCCTATAGAATATGAGGGTTTAGGAGTATTTGATGTTAACGTACATTATGGCAAGACTAAGATAGTTTCCATTAGTTCTGGTGTTTCTGAATATGGCAAAATAGATGGTTATGAAATTAGAAGGGGAGTAGTAAAGTACGTAGACGAAAAGCCCTTACTTAAAATAACCGTAAGGAATGGTGAAAAAGTAAGTGTTGAGGATGGGGCAAGAAAGGATAGTATTATTGGCTTAAGTGTACACGGAAGCTTATTTTCTGAAGGAATGAAAAAATTACTGAAGGAGTTTAATATTAATATTTACTCACAATCAATGGTAGACGAGATTCAACAACAGGCAATTCGTGTAGAGCAATTTTTAAGGAAATATTTACATATTGACGAAATAGCCGAAATTTATAAGCAATGA
- a CDS encoding GMP synthase (glutamine-hydrolyzing) has protein sequence MFDPASFVEEIGPQLKQKVGNERVLAAVSGGVDSTTAAVLAYNLLGNKVIPVLIDTGFLRKNEAEKIKAYLSNVLPNLIVVDERETFISEIEGMEEAEAKRKKFRELFYSTISSLMRKFNAKYLMQGTIAADWVETQGGIKTQHNVLVQIGIDTEKEWGFTLIEPLADLYKNEVRELARYLKLPKEISERQPFPGPGLLVRTIGKLTREKLEVVREANDIVEKYLDPFNYSQYFAVSFESDGNFVNLDGIDAFLYKARATGVKGDVRAYGNIAKIECSDINAAKSSVDTLVKYDITHILCSLDERSNGKYSIAIRAVITEDFMTADYARIPKEVLEKISSEILQKIPNVKEVLYDVTSKPPATIEFE, from the coding sequence ATGTTTGATCCTGCTTCGTTCGTTGAGGAAATAGGACCACAGCTGAAACAGAAGGTTGGTAATGAGAGAGTTTTAGCTGCAGTAAGTGGTGGTGTAGATAGTACTACAGCTGCAGTTCTCGCTTATAATTTGTTGGGTAACAAAGTAATTCCCGTTTTAATAGATACTGGATTTTTAAGGAAAAATGAAGCTGAGAAAATTAAAGCTTATTTAAGTAATGTCTTACCTAACCTTATCGTAGTGGACGAGAGGGAGACATTCATTTCTGAGATTGAGGGAATGGAAGAAGCTGAAGCTAAAAGAAAGAAATTTAGAGAACTGTTCTATTCTACTATTTCATCATTAATGAGAAAGTTCAATGCAAAGTATTTAATGCAAGGAACCATAGCAGCTGATTGGGTAGAAACACAAGGCGGAATAAAGACACAACACAATGTCTTAGTTCAAATAGGTATAGATACAGAGAAAGAATGGGGCTTTACATTAATTGAGCCGTTGGCGGACCTATATAAGAATGAGGTCAGAGAACTAGCTAGATATCTTAAATTACCTAAGGAAATTTCAGAGAGGCAGCCGTTTCCTGGTCCTGGCCTCCTAGTAAGGACAATTGGAAAGCTGACTAGGGAGAAGTTAGAAGTAGTGAGAGAAGCTAATGATATAGTTGAAAAATATTTAGATCCCTTTAATTATTCACAATACTTTGCGGTTTCTTTTGAATCTGATGGTAATTTTGTAAATTTGGACGGTATTGACGCATTTTTATATAAGGCAAGGGCAACTGGTGTTAAGGGTGACGTTAGGGCTTATGGCAATATAGCAAAAATTGAGTGTAGTGATATTAATGCAGCGAAAAGCTCTGTCGATACTCTGGTTAAATATGATATTACCCACATATTATGTTCCTTGGATGAAAGGAGTAACGGGAAATACAGCATTGCAATAAGGGCAGTAATTACGGAAGACTTCATGACTGCAGATTACGCTAGAATACCTAAAGAAGTCCTAGAGAAAATTAGTTCTGAAATATTACAAAAAATACCTAACGTAAAGGAGGTACTTTATGATGTTACTTCTAAACCACCTGCAACTATCGAGTTTGAGTGA
- the htpX gene encoding zinc metalloprotease HtpX — MNWEVVKLRLNMALATLGIVLLGFALALAVADYAFGAQFGVGLMLSILMFIFFLNIIQWLFGPYMINWAYRTIEVTPTDPVYGWLYNTVAEVAKYNGFRDVPKVYIADVPFPNAFAYGSPIAGKRIAFTLPILKLLNRDEIMAVAGHELGHLKHRDVELLMAVGLIPALIYYLGWWIFWGGMFGGGGGNGRGNNGGLLFLIGIAMMAVSFVFQLLVLALNRMREAYADVNSALTVPGGKENLQLALAKLTLSMDPSALEKFKKKSTTNQMASMLFFTNAIEEVPTWDARELVEIWKTTKVPWYAEIFMDHPHPAKRIQLLEKVSKY; from the coding sequence ATGAATTGGGAAGTAGTAAAATTAAGATTAAATATGGCGTTAGCAACTCTAGGAATTGTTTTATTAGGATTTGCATTAGCATTAGCAGTTGCTGATTATGCATTCGGAGCACAATTTGGTGTGGGATTAATGTTATCTATCTTAATGTTCATATTCTTCCTTAACATTATTCAGTGGCTATTTGGGCCATATATGATAAACTGGGCATACAGAACAATAGAAGTAACCCCTACTGATCCAGTTTACGGATGGTTATACAATACAGTAGCCGAAGTTGCAAAGTATAATGGATTTAGAGATGTTCCAAAAGTGTATATCGCTGATGTACCATTCCCTAATGCTTTCGCATATGGAAGTCCAATAGCCGGTAAAAGAATAGCCTTTACATTACCAATATTAAAATTACTAAATAGGGATGAAATAATGGCCGTAGCAGGGCATGAACTGGGACATCTAAAGCATAGAGATGTAGAATTGCTAATGGCTGTAGGTCTAATTCCAGCTTTAATTTATTACTTAGGTTGGTGGATATTCTGGGGAGGAATGTTCGGTGGTGGAGGAGGAAATGGCAGAGGAAATAATGGAGGATTACTTTTCTTAATAGGAATTGCAATGATGGCAGTAAGCTTCGTTTTCCAACTACTTGTATTAGCCCTAAATAGAATGAGAGAAGCCTATGCTGATGTTAATTCAGCCTTAACAGTACCAGGCGGGAAAGAAAACTTACAATTAGCCTTAGCTAAACTGACACTTTCGATGGATCCAAGCGCATTAGAGAAATTTAAGAAAAAGAGTACTACCAATCAAATGGCAAGTATGCTATTCTTCACAAACGCTATTGAAGAAGTTCCAACATGGGATGCTAGAGAGTTAGTGGAGATTTGGAAGACTACAAAGGTTCCATGGTATGCTGAAATATTTATGGATCATCCACATCCTGCAAAAAGAATTCAATTACTTGAAAAAGTTTCTAAATACTAA
- a CDS encoding CBS domain-containing protein: MKEEFVREYMKSNVVTVSKNTVLREVTRIMTDNNVGSVIVVDNGKPIGIITERDVVRAIGKGRSLDAKAEEIMTTSLITIKEDSPITGALSLMRTYNIRHLPVIDHYGNLRGIISIRDIARAIDDILEG; the protein is encoded by the coding sequence ATGAAAGAAGAATTTGTAAGAGAATATATGAAAAGTAATGTAGTAACGGTAAGTAAAAACACTGTGCTTAGAGAAGTAACTAGAATAATGACAGATAATAACGTAGGCTCAGTAATTGTAGTAGATAATGGGAAACCTATTGGCATAATAACGGAACGCGATGTAGTTAGGGCCATTGGAAAAGGTAGAAGTTTAGATGCAAAAGCAGAAGAGATAATGACTACTTCCCTTATAACTATCAAGGAAGATTCACCGATAACTGGGGCATTAAGCCTTATGAGAACATATAATATTAGACATTTACCAGTTATTGATCATTATGGAAACTTAAGGGGAATAATATCTATAAGAGATATTGCGCGGGCAATAGATGATATTTTAGAAGGCTAA
- a CDS encoding MATE family efflux transporter has protein sequence MDKKESVRVTRIGIINLLTRTLGAPISFIFTLLVARYLSNPPYGIIYFATWQTLYVFTIGYFTIPANLFSLITSRYSAERKNVGGIVIINLIAGIISGLVFALLVPYYISLTKLNVPIYFYSAISLIILTYLLTVTNSIAQGRTPKIIGVSALIFQVLRLVSGIVFMFLFNLSILAVILAYSIGYLAQILFNLFFIRANLKIDFKVAFSAVRKAVVYIANYIQYILEASMVWITLAIVKSDLVVAYFESAIIVSNVQIWSQTIYTGLMAKLAEDKNPSIISDAIKLYSIVGSLFLILIYIDGYGLLYKLRPEYTAAIFSLYILTFSNFIRGLYSIFYQSITMADPTLSVESKDEFKGHLFKLTTSNLLFSLLGLGISTFLIYFFSYYSPYLLAAFMSIGIIINSFSMLFTSYKACRRIYNFSFPFREFLIPLALGALSLPLSVVYRPVSFLAMGIYAIVIISFFTLYNYALNPYGRRLVIAIIREFKQRV, from the coding sequence GTGGATAAAAAAGAGAGTGTGAGAGTTACAAGAATAGGTATTATTAACTTACTAACAAGGACTTTAGGGGCGCCTATTTCATTTATCTTCACGTTATTAGTTGCAAGGTATCTGTCGAATCCTCCCTATGGTATTATATATTTTGCTACTTGGCAAACCTTGTATGTTTTCACAATAGGCTATTTTACAATACCCGCAAATCTATTCTCATTAATAACGTCAAGATATTCTGCAGAAAGGAAGAATGTTGGTGGAATAGTAATAATTAACTTGATAGCAGGAATTATTTCAGGTTTAGTTTTTGCCCTTTTAGTCCCATACTACATTTCTTTAACTAAGCTCAATGTTCCTATTTATTTCTATTCTGCAATATCGCTAATTATTTTAACCTACTTGCTGACTGTAACGAATTCAATAGCTCAAGGAAGAACACCCAAGATAATTGGAGTTTCCGCATTAATCTTTCAGGTTCTGAGATTAGTTTCTGGGATTGTATTCATGTTCCTATTTAATCTTTCGATTCTGGCAGTAATCCTAGCTTATAGCATAGGCTATCTTGCTCAGATATTATTCAATTTATTCTTCATAAGAGCTAATCTCAAGATTGACTTTAAGGTAGCTTTTTCGGCTGTTAGAAAAGCAGTGGTGTATATAGCGAATTATATTCAATATATTCTAGAAGCATCAATGGTATGGATTACTCTAGCTATCGTAAAATCAGATTTAGTAGTAGCATATTTTGAGTCTGCCATTATAGTTAGTAATGTCCAGATTTGGTCACAAACGATATATACTGGCCTAATGGCTAAGTTGGCTGAAGATAAGAATCCATCTATAATTAGTGATGCCATTAAACTTTACTCAATAGTAGGTAGTCTATTTTTAATTCTTATTTACATAGACGGATATGGACTTTTATACAAACTAAGACCTGAGTATACAGCTGCTATTTTCTCTCTTTATATACTTACTTTTTCGAATTTCATAAGAGGTTTATATAGCATTTTCTATCAAAGTATAACAATGGCCGATCCTACTCTATCAGTAGAATCTAAGGATGAATTCAAAGGTCACCTATTTAAGCTGACTACTTCCAATTTACTTTTTTCATTGCTAGGTTTAGGAATTTCAACTTTTCTAATTTACTTCTTCTCCTATTACTCACCGTATTTATTAGCAGCCTTCATGAGTATCGGGATAATAATTAATTCATTTTCAATGCTGTTTACTTCCTATAAAGCATGTAGAAGAATTTACAATTTTAGTTTCCCATTTAGAGAATTTCTAATACCATTAGCCTTAGGCGCACTTAGTTTGCCCTTATCAGTGGTCTATAGGCCAGTAAGTTTTCTGGCAATGGGTATATATGCTATAGTAATAATTTCGTTCTTTACTCTATATAATTACGCTCTTAACCCATACGGTAGAAGATTAGTAATAGCGATTATAAGAGAATTTAAGCAAAGAGTTTAA
- a CDS encoding class I fructose-bisphosphate aldolase codes for MLGSEIRMARLFEKGRAFVVALDHGLVMGPLKGIENPIEVVAKIAKNGPDALQMTPAMVKLVKENFFTRGSPILIARLDTANVWRQKYKVYNEGYYASIYTVKDAINIGADAVVTYLVVGYGSDTVEGYNLSALASLRKEANDYGIPFIIEPLYVTKDNPDSVKELDLVKYVSRLASEIGADILKVDYTGSKESFRQVVNVAFSPILIRGGPKTNTNEEFLKMLQDALEAGAKGVTVGRNLWQADEPDKLAKAISKVVHENVDIGEALKILK; via the coding sequence ATGCTTGGTTCAGAAATTCGGATGGCTAGGTTGTTCGAGAAAGGTAGAGCATTTGTCGTAGCACTAGATCACGGATTGGTAATGGGACCATTAAAGGGAATAGAAAACCCGATTGAAGTTGTTGCCAAAATTGCCAAGAATGGTCCAGACGCCTTGCAAATGACTCCCGCTATGGTTAAGCTAGTTAAGGAAAATTTCTTCACAAGAGGTTCACCCATTTTAATTGCTAGATTGGATACTGCGAATGTATGGAGGCAAAAATACAAGGTATATAATGAAGGTTACTATGCGAGTATTTATACAGTAAAGGACGCGATTAATATTGGGGCAGACGCTGTGGTTACGTATCTTGTAGTTGGCTATGGGAGTGATACAGTGGAGGGGTATAATTTGAGTGCTTTGGCTTCCTTAAGGAAAGAAGCTAATGATTATGGGATACCGTTTATCATAGAACCCCTATATGTTACAAAAGATAATCCAGATTCAGTAAAAGAACTAGATCTCGTAAAGTATGTATCTAGATTAGCATCAGAAATAGGTGCTGATATCCTAAAGGTTGACTATACGGGAAGTAAGGAGTCATTTAGACAAGTCGTAAACGTAGCGTTTAGCCCGATCCTAATTAGAGGAGGTCCAAAAACCAACACCAATGAGGAATTCTTAAAGATGTTGCAAGATGCTCTAGAGGCTGGAGCTAAGGGTGTAACTGTAGGTAGGAATTTATGGCAAGCAGATGAACCAGATAAGCTAGCCAAAGCAATATCGAAGGTTGTTCATGAAAATGTAGATATTGGAGAAGCTTTAAAAATTTTGAAGTAA
- a CDS encoding glycosyltransferase family 39 protein: MQLKWINFFFYLALVVLISVYTYETIITFSSINSYIGDEVWYPTAAYNMLKLVFHLNPPPMINIGYPNEQNIQTYINPEHPPLAKYIMAVFIYFMGYYPIAWRLPSWILGDLMLIVGYFLAKKMVGNGILGNLAGILSSLLIALDPNVWSLHGIGLLEIYVSFFSLLSLYFLLNDKPLWASLALALAMLSKESAYVLIFPFLYYLGEISNNVKKRAMYGIGLPVLIYVLFSTPLIAYYGGVKAWLDATVIHSASWDITNGHITLTATSQISTPWDWFLNIHSFYLGYNLYANTNPYVLILWIITTPLAFIFRDSKLITTTMWAWTMWIGFVIVYLLGNHTLFSFYVTDFMPVADTYVVVSLFILVQKINILK; the protein is encoded by the coding sequence ATGCAATTAAAATGGATAAACTTTTTCTTTTATTTGGCATTGGTCGTGCTTATTTCAGTATATACTTATGAAACAATAATTACTTTTTCGTCCATTAACTCCTATATAGGAGATGAGGTATGGTACCCTACCGCTGCCTATAACATGTTAAAATTGGTGTTTCATTTAAATCCACCACCAATGATAAATATAGGGTATCCGAATGAGCAGAATATTCAAACATATATTAACCCAGAGCATCCTCCTTTAGCTAAGTACATTATGGCAGTTTTCATCTACTTTATGGGGTACTATCCAATAGCTTGGAGATTACCAAGTTGGATTCTAGGCGATTTAATGCTTATAGTAGGTTATTTTCTTGCTAAAAAAATGGTCGGGAATGGAATTTTAGGTAACCTTGCCGGAATACTTTCTAGTCTCCTCATTGCATTAGATCCTAATGTGTGGTCTCTTCACGGGATAGGACTTCTTGAAATTTACGTATCCTTCTTTAGCCTATTATCTCTTTATTTTCTATTAAACGATAAACCATTATGGGCTAGTTTAGCGTTAGCATTGGCTATGCTATCAAAGGAATCAGCTTATGTTCTAATATTTCCGTTTCTATACTATTTAGGGGAAATTTCAAATAACGTTAAGAAAAGAGCAATGTATGGCATAGGATTACCAGTTTTGATTTACGTTTTGTTCTCTACACCGTTAATAGCTTATTATGGTGGAGTTAAAGCATGGCTAGACGCTACTGTGATCCATAGTGCGTCATGGGACATTACTAATGGCCATATCACATTAACGGCAACTTCTCAAATTTCAACGCCATGGGATTGGTTTTTAAATATTCATTCTTTCTACCTTGGTTACAATTTATACGCCAATACTAATCCTTATGTGTTAATACTATGGATAATCACAACTCCACTCGCTTTTATATTTAGGGACAGCAAGCTGATAACCACTACAATGTGGGCTTGGACTATGTGGATAGGATTTGTAATTGTGTATTTACTAGGAAATCACACTCTCTTCAGTTTTTACGTAACTGATTTCATGCCAGTAGCTGATACGTACGTAGTAGTGTCATTATTTATACTAGTTCAAAAGATAAATATTCTAAAGTAA